The following nucleotide sequence is from Campylobacter coli 76339.
AGTAGATCCAGTACTTCTTCTATACCCACGCCTTTTCTTTGCATTTTAAGATAGATAGAATAACTGTGCTTGATGCGTTTTTGAATCTGAAAACTTCCTTGCCTAAAGCCATTACTAAGAAATAAAAGCTCGATTTTTGAAATAAATTCATTAAGCCCTAGTTGCATTTGCTGATCGTTTGAATTGATATAATTATCGATAAGCTTATACTCATCAGGCATTAAATATTTAAAACTTAAATCTTCCAAATAATTCTTAATGCTAGAAATTCCAAGTCTATGCGCTATGGGTGCATAAACGACTAAAGTTTCTTCGCTAATACGCTTTTGCTTATCTGGTCTTAAGGCGTCTAGGGTTAGCATATTGTGAAGTCTATCGCAAAGTTTTACCACCAAAACCCCAACATCTTCAATACTTGCCAAAAGCATATTTCTAAATGTAAGAGCGGATTTGGTTAAACTTTTCTTTGATTTTGAAGGAATGAGATTGTCTTCTCTGATTTCTACGATTTTTGTAAGGCCTAAAACAAGTTTTAAAACTTCGGATCCAAACTGATCTCTAAGTTCTTCTTCAGTACATTGCGTATCTTCGATCACATCATGCAAAAGTGCAGCTAAAATCGAAGCTTTATTTTCACTTAGAAAAGCAACTAAGCATGCGACTAGGATAGGATGAACCGCATAAGGTTCTCCACTTTTTCTTATCTGACCTTCGTGGGACTTTATGCAATAATCCACAGCCTTTTCTACAATAGCATCCTCTTGACAAATGCTAAAAAGAAGTTCTTTTGCTCTTGTTAAATCTCTACAATTTTTAATATCTTCAATGAGTTTTTCGAGCAATAATTCCTCATCGACTGTTTTCAACTAGACCCTCTAAAGTGATTTTATTTTCTGCTATCTCGTATAAAGCAATATCAGCAAATTTAAATTTATTTTTATCAACATCTACTAAAGGTGCTGCACCATCAGCCAATTGCTCTGCTCTTTTTGCAACAACCAAAGAAAGACGGTAACGATCATCTCCCATTTTTTCTAGTGCTTTAGCTGCTATTTCTTCTATTCTCTTTTCCATTGTTTCTCCTTGATTAATTTTTAACTATAGAACAAAGACTGTTATCGCCTTGTATAATTTTCAATAAATTTCCTTCTTCAAACATATTGCATACAACGATAGGTAAAGAATTGTCCTTAGCTAGAGCGATTGCAGTATCATCCATAACTTTAATATTATCTTGCATTGCCTCATCATAACTTAGGGTTTGTAAAAATACTGCATCATCAAATTTATTAGGATCTTTATCATAAACCCCATTTACTTTTGTTGCTTTGATAACCATATGCGCATCGATTTCAACTGCTCTTAAAATAGCTGTTGTATCTGTTGTAAAATAAGGGTTTCCTGTGCCTGCAGC
It contains:
- a CDS encoding DNA-directed RNA polymerase omega subunit; translated protein: MEKRIEEIAAKALEKMGDDRYRLSLVVAKRAEQLADGAAPLVDVDKNKFKFADIALYEIAENKITLEGLVENSR